The following are encoded in a window of Camelus ferus isolate YT-003-E chromosome 20, BCGSAC_Cfer_1.0, whole genome shotgun sequence genomic DNA:
- the ZNF318 gene encoding zinc finger protein 318 isoform X1: MYRSGSRSSVSSHRPKESGGGGPRTGRSSGSSSGPARRTSPPSSGSSSSRTPARRPRSPSGHRGRRASPSPPRGRRGSPSPPRGRRASPSPPRGRRVSPSPSRTRRGSPSPPPPRGRRLFPPGSAGFRGSSRGESRADFARDGRGDHPGDSGSRRRSPSLRSDSSLEQSLRITVGNDHFCVGIPERRRLSDRLGSPVDNLEDMDRDDLTDDSVFTRSSQCSRGLERYISREEAPLSPFLGQLDEDYRVRETFLHRSDYSPHITCHDELLRGTERTRDKLKGSYSMRPEERSREVKRARYDDTEKIHSMGGDHPSFTSGTRNYRQRRRSPSPRFLDPEFRELDLARRKREEEEERSRSLSQDLVGVDGGGTSCPIPGLSGVLTASEQGYSLHRPEEVSVMPKKSILKKRIEVDMEPSMQLESFSSSTSSNQDHPLYSGHSSLPISGAIAAFASEVESNKGTMVETTLKESQGNLYQWGPLPGIPKDNSPLREKFGSFLCHKEKLDMKAEGPERHTDFLLPHERASQDGSGFSCILSMLADSTSTQEKRRRSFPDIEDEEKFLYGDEEEDLKAESPPKPLGGSESEVMRQKASSLPSSAPAVKLESIEETGPEYAKIHDLLKTIGLDIGVAEISKLAARTQERLHGKKPSRSSADRRSSVDRQFSADLCSSVDRRFSADRHSADTHRLESGEAHHSNTHSPEVSHPHPVSPVDPYLLTKNSPPFLKSDHPVGHIAGPEVVGSGFQSSVAVRCLLPSAPPTPIRLPHPASLSQFHMPRTSQFAAARIPPNYQGPAIPPASFDAYRHYMAYAASRWPMYPTSQPSNHPLPEPHRIMPVTKQATRSRPNLRVIPTVTPDEPKQEESVLGSIPAAQVPVQLSIPSLIRYNPEKISDEKNRASQKQKVIEEREKLKSDREARQKKMYYLRTELERLHKQQGEMLRKKRREKDGHKDPLLVEVSRLQDNIMKDIAELRQEAEEAEKKQSELDKVAQILGINILDKSQKSSNDSRELMEKSGKAEKSKSPEKVSSSSNSSSNSKESKVNNENSHTKSPKPAESLQPAAKQSDQPIAVYEYYDAGNHWCKDCNTICGTMFDFFTHMHNKKHTQTLDPYNRPWASKTQSEAKQDTVKRTDKITVPAKGSEFLVPITGYYCQLCEEFLGDPISGEQHVKGHQHNEKYKKYVVENPLYEERRNLDRQAGLAVVLETERRRQSELKRKLSEKPKEEKKEKRAKIMKEVKEDDRVSEELEDQLSEGGNSPEKAENKKKASIKLQLKEEVKKEPPPSSSFGKFSWKKPEKEEEKSSVAPSIPKEEIVESNKDKEDGKAEAGKAKPIKIKLSGKTVVAHTSPWMPVVTTSTQTKIRPNLPIPSTVLRKSGSATVSKPAPLNTFLSIKSSGTTAKPLPVVKESSADLLLPPDIISKAFGGEEVILKGSPEEKMVLAEKNEPSHIPEQMLPPPPPPPPPPPPPPPVIPHPAAPSPAQANALLAPVKSNPSVSHTLNPGFLGPNILNPVLPVAIMASAQPATIPSDETAPGVSESDRDQTLFSVLVRPPPPLSSVFSEQAKKLEKRNSCLATANAKDLYDIFYSSGGKGTPETKLSSGPLANGENRTESSDTSSTSTLNSSASQEELPPNRNLVSAPLVSNPEKPIAKTLVSLGKWSVAENVDSKSRGSTYGFLQPLTRLCQSRPYETITPKTESLAMWTSSSFQSDANRDVSPEGKIELDLGEPGPPGVEPAPQLSDIRCHTMESQKLVDTCLVESNNQDEESQELHQSKDCGESGVETSTELKERGMKLSERTVGEGMDTNVGPNSIEDSNLSLGSRYMCEGEAEQPNLQMTDRKSQQSKKLITGSKTQSKMVAELSSQALSSTKAKIDSFPSEARSVLQNPQDTPVKISASELLLQSPARSDTCLTDSEQEQGVSTGNEEWLENSVPESTSRTSRYRSLRLKRERSKGFQGKMIYELAVWDEKKKKPETWGSPKKPKAEALGLRDVHPGLTVTIEGKAFENFEVTDLKVEEFASLGNLGDISVDFSSTRIDRAHRSPTSLSQKVCGENSMSPIGSNPSTLTDFEPITSFSEFPLDSPKTLVLNFGGESEQNSSNPRSGRITPNILKTGLSLENVGLGLGSLEGTHQALDLLAGGMMPEEIETSQLEKQDSLRLESETINPAGIGPSPCLPDLVDFVTRTSGVQKEKICSPLSEPSQPPECSSLEVGPLQLEIPNASITEVAIPQVDEYGNPLNMVKSMASVSHMREQGVGGSVVPQDVAAQEAAVDTTQDHTDSSVHN, from the exons ATGTACCGCAGCGGCTCCCGCTCCTCCGTCTCTTCGCACCGGCCTAAAGAGAGCGGCGGGGGCGGCCCGCGCACCGGCCGCAGCTCCGGCTCCTCCTCAGGCCCGGCTCGCCGCACCTCTCCGCCGTCCTCCGGCTCCTCCTCGTCGCGGACGCCGGCTCGCCGACCCCGCTCGCCCTCAGGGCACCGCGGCCGCCGGGCCTCGCCGTCCCCGCCGCGGGGCCGCCGCGGCTCCCCGTCCCCGCCCCGCGGCCGCCGGGCCTCACCGTCCCCGCCGCGGGGTCGTCGCGTCTCCCCGTCCCCATCGCGGACCCGTCGCGGCTCCCCGTCGCCGCCACCGCCGCGAGGCCGACGACTCTTCCCCCCGGGCTCGGCCGGTTTCCGAGGCAGCAGCCGGGGGGAGTCCCGCGCCGACTTCGCCCGGGACGGCCGCGGAGACCATCCAGGCGACAGTGGCAGCCGG AGACGCTCTCCTAGTCTGCGATCTGACTCTTCTTTGGAACAGAGCTTAAGGATCACTGTTGGCAATGACCACTTCTGTGTTGGCATACCAGAACGGCGGCGGCTCAGTGATCGACTGGGGTCACCAGTGGATAATCTGGAGGACATGGACAG GGATGACCTGACTGATGATTCTGTCTTCACTCGAAGCTCTCAATGCTCTCGAGGTCTTGAACGATATATTTCCCGGGAGGAGGCACCTCTCAGTCCCTTCTTGGGACAACTTGATGAGGACTACCGAGTGAGGGAAACTTTCCTGCATCGTTCCGATTATAGTCCCCATATCACTTGTCATGATGAGCTGTTGCGGGGTACAGAACGGACTAGAGACAAACTCAAAGGCTCCTACTCTATGCGACCTGAGGAAAGGAGCCGGGAGGTCAAACGGGCCCGTTATGATGACACAGAGAAGATACACAGCATGGGAGGTGATCACCCAAGTTTTACATCAGGGACCCGCAACTATCGACAGCGTAGACGGAGTCCAAGCCCTAGGTTTCTAGACCCTGAGTTTCGAGAGCTGGACCTTGCCAGGCGAAAacgagaggaagaggaggaacgAAGTAGGAGCTTAAGTCAGGATCTGGTGGGAGTTGATGGTGGTGGCACTAGTTGTCCCATCCCTGGATTGTCAGGTGTCCTAACTGCATCAGAGCAAGGATATTCTTTACATCGGCCTGAGGAAGTGTCTGTGATGCCCAAGAAGTCAATTCTGAAGAAGCGGATTGAGGTGGACATGGAGCCTTCCATGCAG CTTGAGAGTTTTTCCAGCAGTACCAGCTCCAACCAGGATCACCCTCTTTACTCTGGACACTCATCTCTTCCAATAAGTGGTGCTATTGCTGCTTTTGCCTCAGAGGTGGAAAGCAACAAGGGGACTATGGTAGAGACTACCCTGAAGGAATCTCAGGGCAACCTCTACCAGTGGGGCCCCCTCCCTGGGATACCCAAAGACAATAGTCCCCTCAGAGAGAAGTTTGGAAGTTTTCTGTGCCACAAGGAGAAATTGGATATGAAGGCTGAGGGACCTGAGCGACACACAGACTTCTTGCTTCCTCATGAGAGAGCTAGCCAGGATGGCAGTGGTTTTTCCTGCATTCTGAGCATGTTGGCGGATTCTACCAGTACTCAGGAAAAAAGGCGACGTAGTTTCCCTGACAttgaggatgaggagaaatttCTCTATGGAGATGAAGAAGAGGACTTAAAGGCAGAATCTCCACCAAAACCACTTGGGGGCTCTGAAAGTGAAGTTATGAGGCAGAAGGCAAGCTCCCTACCCTCTTCAGCTCCAGCTGTAAAGCTGGAATCAATAGAAGAGACCGGTCCAGAATATGCCAAGATTCATGACTTGCTTAAGACTATAGGGCTGGATATTGGGGTAGCAGAGATTAGTAAACTGGCTGCCCGTACCCAGGAACGACTTCATGGCAAAAAGCCATCACGTTCCTCTGCTGACCGCCGTTCCTCAGTTGACCGGCAGTTTTCAGCAGATCTCTGTTCCTCAGTTGACCGCCGTTTCTCAGCTGATCGGCATTCTGCAGATACTCACAGATTGGAGAGCGGGGAGGCACACCATAGTAATACCCACTCTCCAGAGGTGTCCCATCCACACCCAGTCTCCCCTGTAGATCCTTACCTACTCACAAAAAACAGTCCCCCATTCCTAAAGTCTGACCATCCAGTGGGTCATATTGCAGGACCCGAGGTGGTTGGCAGTGGGTTTCAGTCATCTGTTGCAGTCAGGTGCCTGTTGCCATCAGCCCCACCTACCCCAATTAGACTTCCACACCCTGCTTCTTTATCTCAGTTTCATATGCCAAGGACCTCTCAGTTTGCTGCAGCTCGGATACCTCCAAATTACCAGGGACCTGCCATTCCCCCTGCTTCCTTTGATGCCTATAGACACTACATGGCATATGCAGCCTCAAGGTGGCCCATGTatcccacctcccagccttcaAACCATCCTCTCCCTGAACCACACAGGATAATGCCCGTTACCAAACAGGCTACCCGTAGCCGTCCCAATCTCCGCGTGATCCCCACTGTGACTCCTGATGAGCCCAAGCAGGAGGAGTCAGTGCTAGGCTCAATTCCTGCTGCCCAAGTGCCTGTCCAGTTGTCTATCCCATCTCTCATAAGATATAATCCGGAGAAGATCTCTGATGAGAAGAACCGtgcttcccagaagcagaag GTTATTGAAGAGAGGGAAAAGCTAAAGAGTGACCGGGAAGCTCGCCAGAAGAAGATGTACTATCTCAGGACTGAGTTGGAGCGGCTTCATAAACAACAAG GGGAAATGCTGCGTAAGAAACGAAGGGAGAAGGATGGTCACAAAGACCCACTCCTGGTGGAGGTGAGTCGGCTTCAGGATAACATTATGAAGGACATTGCAGAACTTCGACAAGaggcagaagaggcagaaaaaaagcaGTCTGAACTGGACAAAGTGGCTCAGATCTTGGGAATTAACATTTTGGATAAATCCCAGAAGTCTTCAAATGATAGTAGAGAGCTTATGGAGAAGTCTGGGAAAGCAGAAAAGTCTAAGAGCCCAGAAAAAGTGTCGTCATCCTCAAACTCCTCTTCCAATAGCAAG gaATCAAAGGTAAACAATGAGAATTCCCATACTAAGAGCCCCAAGCCTGCTGAGAGCCTCCAGCCAGCTGCTAAGCAGTCTGATCAGCCCATTGCTGTCTATGAGTATTATGATGCTGGCAATCACTGGTGCAAAGACTGCAACACCATCTGTGGGACCATGTTTGACTTCTTCACCCATATGCACAATAAGAAGCACACACAG ACACTGGATCCCTACAACAGACCTTGGGCTTCAAAGACCCAGAGTGAGGCCAAGCAAGATACTGTAAAGCGCACTGACAAGATAACTGTTCCTGCAAAAG GCTCTGAGTTTCTGGTTCCCATCACTGGATATTACTGCCAGCTCTGTGAGGAATTTTTGGGGGATCCAATTTCCGGAGAACAACATGTGAAGGGTCATCAACACAATGAGAAATATAAG AAATATGTGGTTGAAAACCCATTGTATGAGGAGCGGCGGAATCTGGATCGCCAAGCTGGCTTGGCTGTGGTCCTAGAGACGGAACGGCGACGGCAGAGTGAGCTAAAGCGCAAACTCAGTGAgaagccaaaggaagagaaaaaggaaaaaagggcaaAGATCatgaaagaagtaaaggaagatgACAGGGTTTCTGAGGAATTAGAGGATCAACTCTCTGAGGGTGGGAACTCCCCtgaaaaggctgaaaataaaaagaaggctAGCATCAAACTCCAATTAAAagaagaagtaaagaaagaacCACCACCATCTTCCTCTTTTGGGAAATTCAGctggaagaagccagaaaaagaggaggaaaagagttCAGTGGCCCCAAGTATCCCCAAAGAAGAGATTGTGGAAAGCAATAAGGACAAAGAGGATGGCAAAGCCGAAGCTGGAAAGGCAAAGCCCATCAAAATCAAGCTGTCTGGGAAAACTGTTGTTGCACATACTAGCCCTTGGATGCCTGTTGTGACAACTTCAACCCAGACTAAGATTCGACCCAACCTTCCTATTCCATCCACAGTTCTCCGCAAATCAGGGTCAGCCACAGTGAGCAAGCCAGCTCCTCTTAATACCTTTCTATCCATCAAGTCCTCTGGAACCACTGCTAAGCCTCTGCCAGTGGTGAAAGAGTCTTCAGCTGATCTTCTCTTGCCTCCTGACATCATCTCTAAAGCATTTGGAGGAGAAGAGGTGATTCTGAAAGGTTCTCCAGAGGAAAAGATGGTGCTGGCTGAAAAGAATGAGCCATCGCATATACCTGAACAAATgctgccacctcctccaccaccacctccaccaccacctcctccacctccagttATACCTCATCCAGCTGCCCCATCTCCTGCTCAAGCAAATGCTCTCTTGGCTCCAGTAAAATCTAACCCATCTGTATCTCACACTCTCAACCCTGGTTTCCTGGGTCCTAACATTTTGAATCCAGTGTTACCAGTAGCCATCATGGCCTCAGCACAGCCAGCTACCATTCCTTCTGATGAAACAGCTCCTGGGGTGAGTGAGAGTGACCGGGACCAGACCCTATTCTCTGTATTAGTGCGTCCTCCACCTCCCCTTTCAAGTGTGTTCAGTGAACAggcaaaaaaattggaaaagcgAAATTCATGCTTAGCCACAGCCAATGCTAAGGATCTGTATGACATATTCTACAGTAGTGGTGGAAAAGGGACTCCTGAGACTAAGCTGAGTAGTGGTCCATTGGCCAATGGGGAAAATAGAACTGAAAGTTCAGACACCTCTTCTACTTCTACTTTGAACAGCAGCGCATCCCAAGAGGAGTTGCCTCCAAATAGAAATTTGGTCTCTGCTCCTTTAGTCAGCAACCCTGAAAAGCCCATTGCAAAAACTCTGGTGTCCCTAGGGAAATGGTCAGTTGCAGAAAATGTAGACTCAAAAAGCAGAGGCAGCACCTATGGCTTCCTGCAGCCTCTGACAAGGTTGTGCCAAAGCAGGCCTTACGAAACTATTACCCCAAAGACAGAGAGTTTGGCCATGTGGACTTCTAGCTCCTTCCAGAGTGATGCTAATAGGGATGTATCTCCAGAGGGGAAAATTGAACTTGACCTGGGAGAACCAGGACCACCGGGTGTGGAGCCAGCCCCTCAACTGTCAGATATACGCTGTCATACCATGGAATCTCAGAAGTTGGTAGACACCTGCCTTGTGGAATCTAATAATCAGGATGAGGAAAGTCAAGAACTCCACCAATCTAAGGATTGTGGGGAAAGTGGGGTAGAGACAAGCACTGAATTAAAAGAAAGGGGAATGAAGCTCTCTGAGAGGACAGTAGGAGAGGGAATGGATACCAACGTTGGGCCCAATAGCATAGAGGATTCTAATTTGAGCCTTGGAAGCAGATACATGTGTGAGGGAGAAGCAGAACAGCCCAACTTGCAAATGACTGACAGAAAGTCTCAACAGTCCAAAAAATTGATAACAGGAAGTAAAACTCAAAGTAAAATGGTGGCTGAATTGAGTTCACAGGCTCTCTCTTCCACAAAGGCAAAAATAGACTCGTTTCCATCAGAAGCTAGGTCTGTACTCCAGAACCCACAAGATACACCTGTAAAAATTTCTGCCTCAGAATTGCTTCTTCAGTCCCCAGCCAGATCAGATACATGTTTGACAGATAGTGAGCAGGAGCAAGGAGTTTCAACTGGTAATGAGGAGTGGCTAGAAAATTCAGTTCCAGAATCAACTTCCAGAACTTCTAGATACAGAAGCCTTAGACTCAAGAGAGAAAGATCAAAAGGCTTTCAGGGTAAAATGATCTATGAACTGGCTGTTTGGgatgagaagaagaagaaaccagAGACCTGGGGGAGCCCAAAGAAACCAAAAGCAGAAGCCTTGGGGTTACGAGATGTCCATCCAGGATTAACAGTGACAATAGAAGGGAAGGCCTTCGAAAACTTTGAAGTTACAGACTTGAAAGTAGAAGAGTTTGCTTCCCTGGGTAACCTGGGGGATATAAGTGTTGATTTCAGCAGTACTCGGATTGACCGAGCACATAGATCCCCAACTTCCCTGTCTCAGAAAGTGTGTGGAGAAAATTCTATGTCACCTATAGGAAGTAATCCCTCCACTCTCACTGACTTTGAACCAATAACATCCTTTTCTGAGTTTCCATTAGATTCTCCCAAAACCCTGGTACTTAACTTTGGAGGAGAGAGTGAACAAAACTCATCCAATCCCAGAAGTGGGAGGATCACTccaaacattttgaaaactggaCTTTCTTTAGAAAATGTTGGCCTTGGTTTGGGGAGCCTAGAGGGAACACACCAGGCCCTTGACCTGTTAGCAGGAGGAATGATGCCTGAGGAAATAGAAACTTCTCAGTTGGAGAAACAAGATTCACTCAGATTGGAATCAGAAACAATTAATCCTGCAGGCATTGGGCCATCTCCTTGCCTTCCGGATCTTGTTGACTTTGTCACACGGACATCTGGAGTTCAAAAAGAGAagatttgttctcctctctcTGAGCCAAGCCAGCCTCCTGAGTGTAGTTCCTTGGAGGTGGGACCACTACAGCTAGAAATACCGAATGCATCCATCACTGAGGTAGCAATTCCTCAAGTAGATGAATATGGCAACCCTTTGAATATGGTAAAATCCATGGCTTCAGTGTCCCATATGAGAGAGCAGGGAGTGGGAGGCAGTGTGGTCCCTCAGGACGTGGCTGCACAAGAAGCTGCAGTTGATACCACCCAGGACCACACAGACTCCAGTGTTCACAACTAA
- the ZNF318 gene encoding zinc finger protein 318 isoform X3 produces MYRSGSRSSVSSHRPKESGGGGPRTGRSSGSSSGPARRTSPPSSGSSSSRTPARRPRSPSGHRGRRASPSPPRGRRGSPSPPRGRRASPSPPRGRRVSPSPSRTRRGSPSPPPPRGRRLFPPGSAGFRGSSRGESRADFARDGRGDHPGDSGSRRRSPSLRSDSSLEQSLRITVGNDHFCVGIPERRRLSDRLGSPVDNLEDMDRDDLTDDSVFTRSSQCSRGLERYISREEAPLSPFLGQLDEDYRVRETFLHRSDYSPHITCHDELLRGTERTRDKLKGSYSMRPEERSREVKRARYDDTEKIHSMGGDHPSFTSGTRNYRQRRRSPSPRFLDPEFRELDLARRKREEEEERSRSLSQDLVGVDGGGTSCPIPGLSGVLTASEQGYSLHRPEEVSVMPKKSILKKRIEVDMEPSMQLESFSSSTSSNQDHPLYSGHSSLPISGAIAAFASEVESNKGTMVETTLKESQGNLYQWGPLPGIPKDNSPLREKFGSFLCHKEKLDMKAEGPERHTDFLLPHERASQDGSGFSCILSMLADSTSTQEKRRRSFPDIEDEEKFLYGDEEEDLKAESPPKPLGGSESEVMRQKASSLPSSAPAVKLESIEETGPEYAKIHDLLKTIGLDIGVAEISKLAARTQERLHGKKPSRSSADRRSSVDRQFSADLCSSVDRRFSADRHSADTHRLESGEAHHSNTHSPEVSHPHPVSPVDPYLLTKNSPPFLKSDHPVGHIAGPEVVGSGFQSSVAVRCLLPSAPPTPIRLPHPASLSQFHMPRTSQFAAARIPPNYQGPAIPPASFDAYRHYMAYAASRWPMYPTSQPSNHPLPEPHRIMPVTKQATRSRPNLRVIPTVTPDEPKQEESVLGSIPAAQVPVQLSIPSLIRYNPEKISDEKNRASQKQKVIEEREKLKSDREARQKKMYYLRTELERLHKQQGEMLRKKRREKDGHKDPLLVEVSRLQDNIMKDIAELRQEAEEAEKKQSELDKVAQILGINILDKSQKSSNDSRELMEKSGKAEKSKSPEKVSSSSNSSSNSKESKVNNENSHTKSPKPAESLQPAAKQSDQPIAVYEYYDAGNHWCKDCNTICGTMFDFFTHMHNKKHTQEPQSEEPRDTIKGDTIPRAQSRGPACN; encoded by the exons ATGTACCGCAGCGGCTCCCGCTCCTCCGTCTCTTCGCACCGGCCTAAAGAGAGCGGCGGGGGCGGCCCGCGCACCGGCCGCAGCTCCGGCTCCTCCTCAGGCCCGGCTCGCCGCACCTCTCCGCCGTCCTCCGGCTCCTCCTCGTCGCGGACGCCGGCTCGCCGACCCCGCTCGCCCTCAGGGCACCGCGGCCGCCGGGCCTCGCCGTCCCCGCCGCGGGGCCGCCGCGGCTCCCCGTCCCCGCCCCGCGGCCGCCGGGCCTCACCGTCCCCGCCGCGGGGTCGTCGCGTCTCCCCGTCCCCATCGCGGACCCGTCGCGGCTCCCCGTCGCCGCCACCGCCGCGAGGCCGACGACTCTTCCCCCCGGGCTCGGCCGGTTTCCGAGGCAGCAGCCGGGGGGAGTCCCGCGCCGACTTCGCCCGGGACGGCCGCGGAGACCATCCAGGCGACAGTGGCAGCCGG AGACGCTCTCCTAGTCTGCGATCTGACTCTTCTTTGGAACAGAGCTTAAGGATCACTGTTGGCAATGACCACTTCTGTGTTGGCATACCAGAACGGCGGCGGCTCAGTGATCGACTGGGGTCACCAGTGGATAATCTGGAGGACATGGACAG GGATGACCTGACTGATGATTCTGTCTTCACTCGAAGCTCTCAATGCTCTCGAGGTCTTGAACGATATATTTCCCGGGAGGAGGCACCTCTCAGTCCCTTCTTGGGACAACTTGATGAGGACTACCGAGTGAGGGAAACTTTCCTGCATCGTTCCGATTATAGTCCCCATATCACTTGTCATGATGAGCTGTTGCGGGGTACAGAACGGACTAGAGACAAACTCAAAGGCTCCTACTCTATGCGACCTGAGGAAAGGAGCCGGGAGGTCAAACGGGCCCGTTATGATGACACAGAGAAGATACACAGCATGGGAGGTGATCACCCAAGTTTTACATCAGGGACCCGCAACTATCGACAGCGTAGACGGAGTCCAAGCCCTAGGTTTCTAGACCCTGAGTTTCGAGAGCTGGACCTTGCCAGGCGAAAacgagaggaagaggaggaacgAAGTAGGAGCTTAAGTCAGGATCTGGTGGGAGTTGATGGTGGTGGCACTAGTTGTCCCATCCCTGGATTGTCAGGTGTCCTAACTGCATCAGAGCAAGGATATTCTTTACATCGGCCTGAGGAAGTGTCTGTGATGCCCAAGAAGTCAATTCTGAAGAAGCGGATTGAGGTGGACATGGAGCCTTCCATGCAG CTTGAGAGTTTTTCCAGCAGTACCAGCTCCAACCAGGATCACCCTCTTTACTCTGGACACTCATCTCTTCCAATAAGTGGTGCTATTGCTGCTTTTGCCTCAGAGGTGGAAAGCAACAAGGGGACTATGGTAGAGACTACCCTGAAGGAATCTCAGGGCAACCTCTACCAGTGGGGCCCCCTCCCTGGGATACCCAAAGACAATAGTCCCCTCAGAGAGAAGTTTGGAAGTTTTCTGTGCCACAAGGAGAAATTGGATATGAAGGCTGAGGGACCTGAGCGACACACAGACTTCTTGCTTCCTCATGAGAGAGCTAGCCAGGATGGCAGTGGTTTTTCCTGCATTCTGAGCATGTTGGCGGATTCTACCAGTACTCAGGAAAAAAGGCGACGTAGTTTCCCTGACAttgaggatgaggagaaatttCTCTATGGAGATGAAGAAGAGGACTTAAAGGCAGAATCTCCACCAAAACCACTTGGGGGCTCTGAAAGTGAAGTTATGAGGCAGAAGGCAAGCTCCCTACCCTCTTCAGCTCCAGCTGTAAAGCTGGAATCAATAGAAGAGACCGGTCCAGAATATGCCAAGATTCATGACTTGCTTAAGACTATAGGGCTGGATATTGGGGTAGCAGAGATTAGTAAACTGGCTGCCCGTACCCAGGAACGACTTCATGGCAAAAAGCCATCACGTTCCTCTGCTGACCGCCGTTCCTCAGTTGACCGGCAGTTTTCAGCAGATCTCTGTTCCTCAGTTGACCGCCGTTTCTCAGCTGATCGGCATTCTGCAGATACTCACAGATTGGAGAGCGGGGAGGCACACCATAGTAATACCCACTCTCCAGAGGTGTCCCATCCACACCCAGTCTCCCCTGTAGATCCTTACCTACTCACAAAAAACAGTCCCCCATTCCTAAAGTCTGACCATCCAGTGGGTCATATTGCAGGACCCGAGGTGGTTGGCAGTGGGTTTCAGTCATCTGTTGCAGTCAGGTGCCTGTTGCCATCAGCCCCACCTACCCCAATTAGACTTCCACACCCTGCTTCTTTATCTCAGTTTCATATGCCAAGGACCTCTCAGTTTGCTGCAGCTCGGATACCTCCAAATTACCAGGGACCTGCCATTCCCCCTGCTTCCTTTGATGCCTATAGACACTACATGGCATATGCAGCCTCAAGGTGGCCCATGTatcccacctcccagccttcaAACCATCCTCTCCCTGAACCACACAGGATAATGCCCGTTACCAAACAGGCTACCCGTAGCCGTCCCAATCTCCGCGTGATCCCCACTGTGACTCCTGATGAGCCCAAGCAGGAGGAGTCAGTGCTAGGCTCAATTCCTGCTGCCCAAGTGCCTGTCCAGTTGTCTATCCCATCTCTCATAAGATATAATCCGGAGAAGATCTCTGATGAGAAGAACCGtgcttcccagaagcagaag GTTATTGAAGAGAGGGAAAAGCTAAAGAGTGACCGGGAAGCTCGCCAGAAGAAGATGTACTATCTCAGGACTGAGTTGGAGCGGCTTCATAAACAACAAG GGGAAATGCTGCGTAAGAAACGAAGGGAGAAGGATGGTCACAAAGACCCACTCCTGGTGGAGGTGAGTCGGCTTCAGGATAACATTATGAAGGACATTGCAGAACTTCGACAAGaggcagaagaggcagaaaaaaagcaGTCTGAACTGGACAAAGTGGCTCAGATCTTGGGAATTAACATTTTGGATAAATCCCAGAAGTCTTCAAATGATAGTAGAGAGCTTATGGAGAAGTCTGGGAAAGCAGAAAAGTCTAAGAGCCCAGAAAAAGTGTCGTCATCCTCAAACTCCTCTTCCAATAGCAAG gaATCAAAGGTAAACAATGAGAATTCCCATACTAAGAGCCCCAAGCCTGCTGAGAGCCTCCAGCCAGCTGCTAAGCAGTCTGATCAGCCCATTGCTGTCTATGAGTATTATGATGCTGGCAATCACTGGTGCAAAGACTGCAACACCATCTGTGGGACCATGTTTGACTTCTTCACCCATATGCACAATAAGAAGCACACACAG GAGCCCCAATCTGAAGAGCCAAGAGATACCATCAAAGGAGACACCATCCCCAGGGCTCAGTCCAGGGGACCTGCCTGTAACTAA